A region of the bacterium genome:
TCTGCGCAAACGCCGCCAGTGCGAAGCAAACCAAGCAGAGTGATGTCAATCGTTTCATTCGTGTGCCTGTTTTATCAATTTTAGTCTTTTGTCTTAATGGTCTTGCGCCCCGTCGTCAGCTTGGTGCGAACTTCACGCACCACAGCAGGCCTCAAGAGATGTTCATAGTCCTGCAAAAACTCTTCCACTTGTGATTTATGCGTGGAAATCGCCGAGCGCAGCCCCCACGACACGGCTTTGTAGATCATCGGCTCCCGCTCCTCGGCAAGAACTTCCAGCCGCTCAAACAACTCGTCCGCAAACAGACCGTCCCGAATCGGGCGCACCAGCACCACCAGCGACGCGCGCCGTTTCCACAGCGACCGCGAGCGTGTCCAGCTTTCCGTCTTGGTCACAAGCTCCGGCCAGCGCACGAGAAAGAGCGACAGCAAATCACAGCACAAGCAGTCCACCAGCGCCCAGCCTTCGCAATCGTCCAGCCACTTGCTGAAAATCGTCCAGTGGCTCTTCTGAAAGTCCTTGCGCTTGCGCACGGCAATATCAACCGCAAGGCCTTTGGCTTCAAACACGTCCTGCGCACGGAGCGCGCTCAACGCTTCCGGCCAATTCTCCGGCAGGTCAATCAGCAACGCTCTGCCGATGCGCTCAACGTCCTTCTGATAGACTCCGAGCAGTTCATACTTGTCCGTGCCGAGATAGCCCGCGGGCGGCTGATTGCGCAGCTTCACCGCACGCAACTGCTTCAGAGCTTCGCGCGCAAACTGTGCGGAAGTCACTTCAAGAGTTCGGCCGTCTGCGCCGTGAGCACCTGCACCATTTGCGGATTGTATCCGACGTGGCGGTGCGCAATCTTACCGTCTTTGTCAATCACAAACATCGTGGGAATCCCGCGCACGCTGTAGGCTTCGGCCAGTTCATTCGTGCCGAACAGCACCGGAAGCGAGTAGCCCGCGTTCTTGATGAACGGCTCCACCTTGTCCGTGCCGCCGCGTTCCCAGACGTTGACGGCGTAGACTTCAACATTCCCGCCGCCGTTTTCTTTGTAGAACTTGTCGAGCAGCGGCATTGTCAGTTTGCA
Encoded here:
- a CDS encoding DNA alkylation repair protein, which codes for MTSAQFAREALKQLRAVKLRNQPPAGYLGTDKYELLGVYQKDVERIGRALLIDLPENWPEALSALRAQDVFEAKGLAVDIAVRKRKDFQKSHWTIFSKWLDDCEGWALVDCLCCDLLSLFLVRWPELVTKTESWTRSRSLWKRRASLVVLVRPIRDGLFADELFERLEVLAEEREPMIYKAVSWGLRSAISTHKSQVEEFLQDYEHLLRPAVVREVRTKLTTGRKTIKTKD